Proteins from one Mesorhizobium sp. M9A.F.Ca.ET.002.03.1.2 genomic window:
- the lysA gene encoding diaminopimelate decarboxylase produces the protein MNHFDYRDGVLHAEDVAIPDIAASVGTPFYCYSTATLTRHFRVFAQAFAGLDALVCYAMKANSNQAVLKILAKLGAGADVVSEGELRRALAAGIPANKILFSGVGKTAREMDFALSAGILCFNVESEPELEMLSARATALGKVASISLRINPDVDAKTHKKISTGKAENKFGIPWQKARQVYARAAELPGIKVTGIDTHIGSQITELQPFDDAFALLVELVGALRADGHAIEHVDLGGGLGIPYRIDNSPPPLPDAYAQIVRKHVARLGLKVMFEPGRLIVGNAGILVSQVIFVKEGDARNFLVVDAAMNDLIRPTLYDAFHDIKPVVQQPAAASRMTVDVVGPVCETGDYLGLDRDLPRLKAGDLIAVATAGAYGAVQAGTYNTRPLVPEVLVDGDRFHVVRPRQAYDELIGLDSVPDWLK, from the coding sequence GTGAACCATTTCGATTACCGCGACGGCGTACTGCATGCCGAGGACGTGGCGATACCGGATATCGCTGCAAGCGTCGGCACGCCGTTCTATTGCTATTCGACGGCGACGCTGACCAGGCATTTCCGCGTGTTTGCGCAGGCCTTTGCCGGGCTCGACGCGCTGGTCTGCTACGCCATGAAGGCGAATTCCAACCAGGCGGTGCTGAAGATCCTGGCCAAGCTCGGTGCCGGCGCCGACGTGGTTTCCGAAGGCGAATTGCGCCGTGCGCTGGCGGCCGGCATTCCGGCCAACAAGATCCTGTTTTCGGGCGTCGGCAAGACCGCGCGCGAAATGGATTTCGCGCTCTCGGCCGGCATTCTCTGTTTCAATGTCGAATCCGAGCCGGAACTGGAAATGCTGTCGGCCCGCGCCACGGCACTGGGCAAGGTGGCGTCGATCTCGCTGCGCATCAACCCGGATGTGGATGCCAAGACCCACAAGAAGATCTCCACCGGCAAGGCCGAGAACAAGTTCGGCATTCCCTGGCAGAAGGCGCGCCAGGTCTATGCCCGCGCGGCTGAACTGCCGGGCATCAAGGTGACCGGCATCGACACCCATATCGGCAGCCAGATCACCGAGTTGCAGCCCTTCGATGATGCCTTTGCCCTTTTGGTGGAACTTGTCGGCGCGCTGCGCGCCGACGGGCACGCCATCGAGCATGTCGATCTCGGCGGCGGCCTCGGCATTCCCTACCGCATCGACAACAGCCCGCCTCCCCTGCCGGACGCTTACGCGCAGATCGTCAGGAAGCACGTCGCCAGGCTTGGATTGAAGGTGATGTTCGAACCGGGCCGGCTGATCGTCGGCAATGCCGGCATCCTCGTCTCGCAAGTGATCTTCGTAAAGGAGGGCGATGCCAGGAATTTCCTGGTCGTCGACGCCGCGATGAACGATCTGATCCGGCCGACGCTCTACGACGCCTTCCATGACATCAAGCCGGTGGTGCAGCAGCCGGCAGCGGCGTCGCGCATGACGGTCGACGTCGTCGGTCCGGTCTGCGAGACCGGCGACTATCTCGGCCTCGACCGCGACCTGCCGCGGCTGAAGGCCGGCGACCTGATCGCTGTCGCCACCGCCGGCGCCTATGGCGCGGTGCAGGCCGGCACCTACAACACCAGGCCGCTGGTGCCCGAAGTTCTGGTCGACGGCGACCGTTTCCATGTCGTGCGCCCGCGCCAGGCCTATGACGAGCTGATCGGGCTGGATTCGGTGCCTGATTGGTTGAAATAG
- a CDS encoding metalloregulator ArsR/SmtB family transcription factor, with the protein MQEVDVFKAIANERRLQILDWLKDPRAHFPPQADGDLVEDGVCALLIAEKLGITQATLSEHMRVLTQAGLLRSKRIKQWTFYRRDEEEIAETLERIRHRL; encoded by the coding sequence ATGCAAGAGGTAGATGTCTTCAAGGCGATCGCCAACGAGCGCAGGCTGCAAATCCTCGATTGGCTGAAGGACCCGCGCGCGCATTTTCCGCCCCAGGCGGATGGCGATCTGGTCGAGGACGGCGTCTGCGCGCTGCTGATCGCGGAAAAGCTGGGGATCACCCAGGCGACGCTCAGCGAGCATATGCGGGTGCTCACCCAGGCGGGCCTCCTGCGCAGCAAACGCATCAAGCAGTGGACGTTCTATCGCCGCGACGAGGAGGAAATCGCCGAGACCCTGGAGCGCATTCGGCACCGGCTTTAA
- a CDS encoding threonine/serine dehydratase gives MLNGNMITRERIASMEPRIRPFVRHTPVLRVDMADFGRPPLSVDLKLECLQHSGSFKARGAFTNLLERPVPKAGVVAASGGNHGAAVAYAAMRLGHKATIFVPEVSPPAKLERIRGYGAELIVGGARYAEALAASESFAQESGALQIHAFNQEETLVGQGTLGLEIEADLPELDTLLVAVGGGGLIGGIAAWFAGRIRIIAVEPEGAPTLYRAFEAGRPVDAPAEGIAADSLAPKRVGELMFPIAEAFVERSILVSDDEIIAAQAGLWDRARIISEPGGAAAFAAILSGRYAPAAGERVAVLVCGANADPAKF, from the coding sequence ATGCTGAACGGCAATATGATCACACGCGAACGCATCGCTTCGATGGAACCGCGCATCCGGCCATTCGTGCGCCACACGCCGGTGCTGCGTGTCGACATGGCCGATTTCGGCCGTCCGCCTCTCAGCGTCGACCTGAAGCTCGAATGCCTGCAGCATTCCGGCTCGTTCAAGGCGCGCGGCGCGTTCACCAATCTTCTCGAGCGGCCGGTTCCCAAGGCCGGCGTCGTCGCGGCATCGGGCGGCAACCATGGTGCCGCGGTCGCCTATGCCGCTATGCGGCTTGGCCACAAGGCGACCATCTTCGTTCCCGAAGTGAGCCCACCGGCCAAGCTGGAACGAATCCGTGGCTACGGCGCCGAGTTGATTGTCGGCGGCGCGCGCTATGCCGAGGCGTTGGCCGCCAGCGAGAGCTTCGCGCAAGAATCCGGAGCGCTGCAGATCCACGCCTTCAACCAGGAGGAAACGCTGGTCGGGCAAGGCACGCTTGGCCTCGAGATCGAGGCCGACCTGCCTGAGCTCGACACGCTGCTGGTCGCCGTCGGTGGCGGCGGCCTGATCGGCGGCATCGCCGCCTGGTTTGCTGGCCGCATCAGGATCATCGCGGTCGAGCCCGAGGGCGCGCCGACGCTTTATCGCGCCTTCGAGGCCGGCAGGCCCGTCGACGCGCCGGCCGAGGGCATCGCCGCCGATTCGCTGGCGCCCAAGCGTGTCGGCGAATTGATGTTTCCGATCGCCGAGGCCTTCGTGGAGCGCTCCATACTGGTCAGTGACGACGAGATCATCGCCGCGCAGGCGGGGCTTTGGGACCGGGCGCGAATCATCTCCGAGCCGGGCGGCGCCGCGGCCTTCGCGGCGATCCTGTCCGGCCGCTACGCGCCGGCTGCGGGCGAGCGTGTCGCCGTGCTGGTCTGCGGTGCAAACGCCGATCCGGCTAAGTTCTGA
- a CDS encoding TIGR02302 family protein: protein MTQRPTLTSDRSLAGRLALSRLATRVSMTVERGWPLLLPLVIVASLFLSVSWLGLFLLLPDTARIGLLAAFAIAALGALYPLRFFRVPSSAEIDRRIEAANQLLHSPVLVQTDRPSGRESIFSQALWREHQKRMAEKLGNLGGDLPRTRVPERDPWGLRAVAALLLVTAFAFSFGPSGGRIADGFSAQAARDAVPPRIDAWVTPPAYTGRPPVFLTAPALANPALANPALANNGNQAASAFTVPEGSDVSLRVTGGSGEETLSYTDAGGNARTIEPAGPQADTTKPAATPATPSPAIPSTVRQFTGKLTANGTLTLESGGDELGQWAFAVIPDKPPQIRFVGEPKRAANGTFELNYQIDDDYGAASAKADFALVDPPAPNAHPLYGPPEMPLSLPRRGAKGNAAKTTKDLTEHVWAGGNIKLALVATDDAGHAATSETKTLVMPERPFSNPLARAVIEQRRLLALDTNAKSRVLDLMDAITLRPEDTFDNMAHYLAIMSARSRLKMADSDDQLRDEVAYLWEIALGIEEGNLSAAERRLRQAQQALQDAIKNGASDEEIDKAMKELREAMNQFLQEFAQRAQQNPNAPQMQQNGQELRQSDIERMMDQIENLAKSGDRDSAQQLLSQLQDMMNNLQAGRQQQGGQQNSEMRQQMDKLGEIMRRQQEMMNETFRMDQMQRGQRQRGENRDEQLGENGEPGPMDEQGRPGPGEDRDPLGRQKPMTPQEFADALKQLQEGQGKLQGDLDQLRKGLEGMGLEPNEGFGDAGKSMGNAEQALGESDGDQAVGHQGRALEALRKGAKDMMKQLQAMQGDEGGSEQGGRQQNADRDPLGRPRASEGPDDGSSVKVPDEIDVQRARQILDAIRKRLGNALSPEIERSYLERLLELK from the coding sequence ATGACGCAACGACCCACTCTCACCAGCGATCGCAGCCTGGCCGGGCGCCTTGCCCTGAGCCGGTTGGCAACGCGGGTTTCGATGACGGTCGAGCGTGGCTGGCCGTTGCTGCTTCCGCTGGTCATTGTTGCCAGCCTGTTCCTCAGCGTCTCGTGGCTCGGCCTCTTCCTTCTGCTGCCCGATACGGCGCGCATCGGCCTTCTGGCAGCGTTCGCCATCGCAGCCCTTGGCGCGCTCTATCCCCTGCGTTTCTTCCGAGTGCCGTCCAGCGCCGAGATCGACCGGCGCATCGAGGCGGCCAACCAATTGCTGCACAGCCCGGTGCTGGTGCAGACCGACCGGCCGAGCGGCAGGGAAAGCATTTTTTCGCAAGCGCTGTGGCGCGAGCACCAGAAACGCATGGCCGAGAAACTCGGCAATCTCGGTGGCGACCTGCCGCGCACGCGGGTCCCGGAGCGCGACCCGTGGGGGCTGCGCGCGGTGGCGGCGCTTCTGTTGGTCACCGCCTTTGCCTTCTCCTTCGGACCGTCGGGCGGCCGCATCGCAGACGGGTTCAGTGCCCAGGCGGCGCGTGACGCCGTGCCGCCGCGCATCGACGCCTGGGTGACGCCGCCGGCTTACACCGGCCGGCCGCCGGTCTTCCTCACCGCCCCAGCCCTCGCCAACCCAGCTCTCGCCAACCCAGCCCTCGCCAACAATGGTAATCAGGCAGCGTCCGCCTTTACCGTTCCGGAAGGCAGCGATGTATCGCTGCGCGTCACCGGCGGTTCGGGCGAGGAAACACTGAGCTACACGGACGCCGGCGGCAACGCCCGCACCATCGAGCCTGCCGGGCCGCAGGCCGACACGACCAAGCCGGCGGCAACCCCGGCAACGCCCTCCCCGGCAATACCCTCCACAGTGCGCCAGTTCACCGGAAAGCTGACGGCCAACGGCACGCTGACGCTGGAATCGGGCGGTGACGAGCTCGGCCAATGGGCCTTCGCGGTGATCCCGGACAAGCCGCCGCAGATCCGCTTCGTCGGCGAGCCGAAACGCGCCGCCAACGGCACATTCGAACTCAACTACCAGATCGACGACGACTATGGCGCGGCCTCCGCCAAGGCGGATTTCGCATTGGTCGACCCACCGGCGCCGAATGCGCATCCGCTCTATGGCCCGCCCGAAATGCCGCTGTCGCTGCCGCGCCGCGGCGCAAAGGGGAATGCCGCCAAAACCACGAAGGACCTGACCGAGCATGTCTGGGCCGGCGGCAACATCAAGCTCGCGCTTGTCGCCACCGACGATGCCGGACATGCGGCAACCAGCGAAACCAAGACCCTGGTGATGCCGGAGCGGCCTTTCTCCAACCCGCTGGCGAGGGCCGTGATCGAGCAGCGCCGCCTGCTGGCGCTCGACACCAACGCCAAGAGCCGCGTGCTCGACCTGATGGACGCGATCACGCTCAGGCCCGAAGACACGTTCGACAACATGGCGCACTACCTCGCCATCATGAGCGCCCGCAGCCGGTTGAAGATGGCAGACAGCGACGACCAGTTGCGCGACGAGGTCGCCTATCTGTGGGAGATCGCGCTCGGCATCGAGGAAGGCAATCTTTCGGCGGCCGAGAGGCGGCTGCGCCAAGCGCAGCAGGCGCTGCAGGACGCGATCAAGAACGGCGCCAGCGACGAGGAAATCGACAAGGCGATGAAGGAACTGCGCGAGGCGATGAACCAGTTCCTGCAGGAATTCGCCCAACGTGCGCAGCAGAATCCGAACGCGCCGCAGATGCAGCAGAACGGCCAGGAACTGCGCCAGAGCGACATCGAACGCATGATGGACCAGATCGAGAATCTGGCGAAGTCAGGCGATCGCGACAGCGCGCAGCAATTGCTTTCGCAACTGCAGGACATGATGAACAATCTGCAGGCCGGACGTCAGCAGCAGGGCGGCCAGCAGAACAGCGAGATGCGCCAGCAGATGGACAAGCTTGGCGAGATCATGCGTCGCCAGCAGGAGATGATGAACGAAACCTTCCGCATGGATCAGATGCAGCGCGGCCAGCGTCAGCGTGGAGAGAATCGCGACGAGCAGCTCGGCGAGAACGGCGAGCCGGGCCCAATGGACGAACAAGGCAGGCCCGGCCCCGGTGAAGACCGCGATCCGCTCGGCCGGCAGAAGCCGATGACGCCACAGGAATTCGCCGATGCGCTGAAACAGCTGCAGGAAGGTCAGGGCAAGCTGCAGGGCGACCTCGACCAACTGAGGAAAGGTCTCGAAGGCATGGGGCTCGAGCCCAATGAGGGATTTGGCGACGCCGGCAAATCCATGGGCAATGCCGAACAGGCGCTTGGCGAGAGCGACGGCGACCAGGCCGTCGGTCATCAGGGTCGCGCGCTGGAGGCGTTGCGCAAGGGCGCCAAGGACATGATGAAGCAGTTGCAGGCCATGCAGGGCGACGAGGGCGGCAGCGAGCAGGGTGGCCGCCAGCAGAACGCCGACCGCGATCCCCTCGGCCGGCCGCGCGCCAGCGAGGGTCCCGATGATGGAAGTTCGGTGAAGGTCCCGGACGAAATCGACGTACAGCGCGCGCGCCAGATACTCGATGCGATCCGCAAGCGGCTCGGCAACGCGCTCAGCCCCGAAATCGAACGTAGCTATCTGGAACGGCTGCTGGAGCTGAAGTAA
- a CDS encoding LysR substrate-binding domain-containing protein: MKPTLDSDLLRTFVAVADTGNFTKAAVQAGRTQSAVSMQMKRLEDVVGDSLFERGSRGVALTRRGGELIVNARRIVSLLDETAASMVAAPLGGPVRIGIPEEYGHAILSRALGAFAKRHPQVDITVRYAHSGAQIAALAAGELDLAVVFEWQDLFGGEVLMHDPTVWVTSELHHMHEERPVPIALYNRAGWCKDFAIKSLEQRGLAYRVAYTSDTNGGLRLAVTSGLAIAPISRSNIPAGCRELTAADGFGDIDSSNVVLRRNPKASGEAIDGMEEAIREAFINR; the protein is encoded by the coding sequence ATGAAGCCCACGCTCGACAGCGATCTGCTGCGCACCTTCGTCGCGGTTGCCGACACCGGCAATTTCACCAAGGCCGCGGTGCAGGCCGGCCGGACCCAGTCGGCGGTTTCGATGCAGATGAAGAGGCTCGAAGATGTGGTCGGCGACAGCCTGTTCGAGCGCGGCTCGCGCGGTGTGGCGCTGACGCGCCGCGGCGGCGAACTCATCGTCAACGCCCGCCGGATCGTGTCGCTGCTGGACGAGACGGCGGCATCGATGGTCGCGGCGCCGCTTGGCGGGCCGGTGCGCATCGGCATCCCGGAGGAATACGGCCACGCGATCCTGTCGCGCGCGCTCGGCGCCTTTGCCAAGCGCCATCCTCAGGTCGATATCACCGTCCGCTACGCGCATTCCGGTGCGCAGATCGCTGCGCTCGCCGCTGGCGAGCTCGACCTGGCGGTGGTGTTCGAATGGCAGGACCTTTTCGGCGGCGAAGTGCTGATGCACGATCCGACCGTATGGGTGACCTCGGAGCTGCATCACATGCATGAGGAGCGGCCGGTGCCGATCGCGCTCTACAACCGTGCCGGCTGGTGCAAGGATTTCGCGATCAAGTCGCTGGAACAGCGCGGTCTCGCCTATCGCGTCGCCTATACCAGCGATACCAATGGCGGCCTGCGGCTTGCCGTCACCTCCGGGCTGGCGATCGCGCCGATCTCGCGCAGCAACATCCCGGCCGGCTGCCGCGAACTTACGGCCGCCGACGGGTTCGGCGACATCGATTCCTCGAACGTGGTGCTGCGCCGCAATCCGAAGGCTTCCGGCGAGGCCATCGACGGCATGGAAGAGGCGATCCGCGAGGCGTTCATCAACCGGTAG
- a CDS encoding DMT family transporter — protein MQNRIVLGMASLCLGVLVFSLQDPLIKAVSGTYPVTEVMAVRSIVALPILLVLVHADVGLRAIFSKRFRMLTMRAFILFTSYTVYYLAIAALPLADAVALYFMAPLFIMALAGPYLGERVAWQTLVTVVVGMLGVLVMLRPGAGLFDWAALLSLASAVLYGFSQLMARKIGDTESSTVMAFYQNGVYLLGAAVVAGLFWMAGIGHATHPSLEFLVRPWIWPTPIDFLKMAACGFVASAGMVLLSQAYRLAPANSVATFEYTGIIWSPLWGFLFFAEVPRSTTVIGAALIIGAGLFALNASRRRSSGPAIQPTCDPA, from the coding sequence ATGCAGAACCGGATCGTCCTCGGCATGGCAAGCCTTTGCCTCGGCGTTCTGGTGTTCTCGCTCCAGGACCCGCTAATCAAGGCCGTATCGGGCACTTATCCGGTGACCGAGGTGATGGCCGTTCGCTCCATCGTTGCCCTGCCCATTCTTCTCGTGCTCGTTCATGCCGATGTCGGGCTCAGGGCGATCTTTTCGAAGCGATTTCGCATGCTGACGATGCGCGCCTTCATCCTGTTCACCTCCTACACGGTCTACTATCTGGCGATCGCCGCCCTGCCGCTTGCCGACGCGGTGGCGCTCTATTTCATGGCGCCGCTGTTCATCATGGCGCTTGCCGGTCCTTATCTCGGCGAACGGGTGGCGTGGCAGACGTTGGTAACCGTCGTGGTCGGGATGCTCGGCGTGCTGGTTATGCTGCGGCCCGGTGCCGGGCTGTTCGACTGGGCGGCACTGCTGTCGCTGGCCTCGGCGGTGCTTTACGGTTTTTCGCAATTGATGGCCCGCAAGATCGGTGACACCGAATCATCCACGGTCATGGCGTTCTATCAAAACGGCGTCTACCTCTTGGGCGCGGCAGTGGTCGCCGGGCTCTTCTGGATGGCGGGAATAGGCCACGCCACGCATCCGAGCCTCGAATTCCTGGTCAGGCCGTGGATCTGGCCGACGCCGATCGACTTCCTGAAGATGGCGGCCTGCGGCTTCGTCGCTTCGGCCGGGATGGTCCTGTTGTCGCAGGCCTATCGGCTGGCGCCCGCCAACAGCGTCGCCACCTTCGAATACACCGGCATCATCTGGTCGCCGCTTTGGGGCTTCCTGTTCTTTGCCGAAGTGCCGCGATCGACCACCGTCATCGGTGCGGCTCTTATCATCGGCGCCGGCCTGTTCGCGCTCAACGCCAGCCGACGCCGGAGCAGCGGTCCGGCAATCCAACCGACCTGCGATCCCGCCTGA
- a CDS encoding response regulator, with protein sequence MAKLLIVEDDESVRTLAARALERAGHMIDIAADGAQGLALIRAARGGYDLVVSDIRMPEMDGIEMAKAAVRLFPATKILLMTGYADQRERAEELNGVILDVVQKPFTLAEIRARVERALACFA encoded by the coding sequence ATGGCAAAGCTCCTGATCGTCGAGGACGATGAGTCCGTCCGCACCCTCGCCGCCCGTGCGCTCGAACGCGCCGGGCATATGATCGACATCGCCGCCGACGGCGCGCAGGGGCTTGCCCTGATCCGCGCGGCGCGAGGCGGCTACGACCTTGTCGTCTCCGATATCCGCATGCCGGAAATGGACGGCATCGAGATGGCCAAGGCGGCGGTGAGGCTTTTCCCGGCGACGAAGATCTTGCTGATGACCGGCTACGCCGACCAGCGCGAGCGCGCCGAGGAATTGAACGGCGTCATTCTGGACGTCGTGCAGAAGCCGTTCACGCTGGCCGAAATCCGTGCGCGTGTCGAACGGGCGCTCGCCTGTTTCGCGTGA
- the hpt gene encoding hypoxanthine phosphoribosyltransferase — MPVVRGKDIEVLFSASAIARRNLELAKEIAGHDFQDLLVISVLKGSFIFAADLIRAMHDVGLSPEVEFIFISSYGAGTTSGEVRVLRDIDNEVAGRDVLLIDDILESGKTLSFTRDLMLSRGAKSCAIAVLLDKRMRRQTALNADYVGFDCPDYFVVGYGMDVAHAFRELPFVGVVKGDA, encoded by the coding sequence ATGCCAGTCGTGCGCGGCAAGGATATCGAGGTTCTGTTTTCGGCGTCGGCGATTGCCCGCCGCAACCTGGAACTCGCCAAGGAGATCGCCGGGCACGATTTTCAGGACCTTCTGGTGATTTCGGTGCTGAAAGGATCGTTTATCTTCGCCGCCGATCTCATCCGCGCCATGCACGATGTCGGCTTGTCGCCCGAGGTCGAGTTCATCTTCATCTCCAGCTATGGCGCCGGCACCACAAGCGGCGAGGTGAGGGTGCTGCGCGACATCGACAATGAGGTCGCCGGCCGCGACGTGCTGTTGATCGACGACATTCTCGAATCCGGCAAGACGCTGTCCTTCACCCGCGACCTGATGCTGTCGCGCGGCGCCAAAAGCTGCGCCATCGCCGTGCTGCTCGACAAGCGCATGCGCCGCCAGACCGCACTCAATGCCGACTATGTCGGCTTCGACTGCCCCGATTATTTCGTCGTCGGCTACGGCATGGATGTCGCCCACGCTTTTCGCGAACTACCCTTTGTCGGCGTCGTCAAGGGCGACGCCTGA
- the ftsE gene encoding cell division ATP-binding protein FtsE, whose translation MIRFENVGLRYGMGPEILRDISLHIPERSFQFLSGPSGAGKTTLLRLLFMSLKPTRGLITIFGKDRSRISRTELPHLRRRIGVVFQDFRLLDHMTTYENVALPLRVRGREEASYRTDVTELLKWVGLGERMHVLPPVLSGGEKQRAAIARALIEQPEILLADEPTGNVDPPLARRLLRLFIELNRLGTAVVIATHDLGLMEQVDARRMILAGGRLDIYD comes from the coding sequence GTGATCCGCTTCGAAAATGTCGGCCTCCGCTATGGCATGGGTCCGGAAATCCTCCGCGACATTTCCTTGCACATACCGGAGCGCTCCTTCCAGTTCCTGAGCGGCCCTTCGGGCGCCGGCAAGACGACGCTGCTTAGGCTTTTGTTCATGTCGCTCAAACCGACGCGCGGGCTGATCACCATCTTCGGCAAGGACCGCTCGCGCATCTCGCGCACGGAGCTGCCGCATCTGAGGCGGCGCATCGGCGTGGTGTTCCAGGACTTTCGCCTGCTCGACCACATGACGACCTATGAGAATGTGGCCTTGCCGCTGCGCGTGCGCGGGCGTGAGGAGGCGAGCTACCGCACCGACGTGACCGAGTTGCTGAAATGGGTCGGCCTCGGCGAGCGCATGCATGTGCTGCCGCCGGTGCTGTCGGGTGGTGAGAAGCAGCGCGCCGCGATCGCCAGGGCGCTGATCGAGCAGCCCGAGATCCTGCTCGCCGACGAGCCGACCGGCAATGTCGATCCGCCGCTGGCGCGGCGCCTGTTGCGGCTGTTCATCGAACTCAACCGGCTAGGCACCGCGGTGGTGATCGCAACGCACGACCTCGGCCTGATGGAACAGGTCGACGCGCGACGCATGATCCTGGCTGGCGGAAGGCTGGACATCTATGACTGA
- a CDS encoding ABC transporter permease, whose protein sequence is MTDLSGDHVEDQHAERARTTPRIQRKMAPIVPAQNIAGRALVLVIAIMTFLSCLTFGAVTLVRDTASVWENQISREATIQIKPVDGLDMEAALAQASQIASEFPGVKATRIVDRDATARLLEPWLGSGLNIDDLPVPRLIIVTIDENNPPDFTAMRAAITPKLPSAALDDHRTWVDRLVAMARTTVTIGVAVLALMLSATVLTVVFATRGAMAGNGHIIEVLHFVGAEARFIAREFRQHFLVTGMKGAAAGGAAAVLVFIVFSWWSSRNMATPQADQATALFGNFAIGSAGYLGVALMVLVIGVLTAATSHVTVVTYLNDIDVRQPDAG, encoded by the coding sequence ATGACTGACCTTTCCGGCGACCACGTCGAAGACCAACACGCCGAGCGGGCTCGGACGACGCCGCGCATTCAGCGCAAGATGGCACCGATCGTGCCGGCGCAGAACATCGCCGGCCGGGCGCTGGTCCTGGTCATCGCCATCATGACGTTCCTCTCCTGTCTGACTTTCGGTGCGGTGACGCTGGTGCGCGACACCGCCTCGGTCTGGGAGAACCAGATCTCGCGCGAGGCGACGATCCAGATCAAGCCCGTCGACGGCCTCGACATGGAGGCGGCACTTGCCCAGGCCTCGCAGATCGCCAGCGAATTTCCCGGCGTGAAGGCTACCCGGATCGTCGACCGCGATGCCACGGCGCGGCTTTTGGAGCCTTGGCTGGGTTCGGGCCTCAACATCGACGACCTGCCGGTGCCGCGTCTGATCATCGTCACCATAGACGAGAACAACCCGCCCGATTTTACGGCGATGCGCGCCGCGATCACGCCAAAGCTGCCGAGTGCCGCACTTGACGACCATCGCACCTGGGTCGACCGGCTGGTGGCCATGGCCCGTACCACGGTGACCATCGGCGTCGCCGTGCTGGCGCTGATGCTGTCGGCAACCGTGCTGACCGTGGTGTTCGCAACGCGCGGCGCCATGGCCGGAAACGGCCACATCATCGAGGTGCTGCATTTCGTCGGCGCCGAAGCGCGCTTCATCGCGCGCGAATTCCGCCAGCATTTTCTGGTCACCGGCATGAAGGGAGCAGCCGCCGGAGGTGCGGCGGCGGTGCTCGTCTTCATCGTCTTTTCATGGTGGTCGTCGCGCAATATGGCGACGCCTCAGGCCGATCAGGCGACCGCCCTGTTCGGCAATTTCGCCATCGGTTCAGCAGGCTATCTCGGCGTCGCCCTGATGGTGCTGGTCATCGGCGTGCTGACGGCGGCAACCTCTCATGTCACCGTCGTCACCTATCTCAACGACATCGATGTCCGCCAACCGGACGCGGGGTGA
- a CDS encoding YdcF family protein, with amino-acid sequence MMDARDSTGTAGQLPLVITRSRERAKSSRLVGALRISALFLLLLATLFAGGFGWFASTVSHLTTPANPAKADAIIVLTGGHSRLDAAMGLLASGKGERLLISGVHPSASRRQLQVATRGDKRLFSCCVDIDRAALDTIGNAEESAKWVEDHAYGTVILVTNNYHMPRSLLEMGRLLRNAKLEPYPVVNSNLGNGGWLIKPRALRVLFTEYNKYLLALARGIVPVKPTPTGIALAEISTAED; translated from the coding sequence ATGATGGACGCGCGCGACTCGACCGGAACCGCTGGACAGTTGCCCTTGGTGATTACGCGTTCCCGTGAGCGCGCCAAGTCCAGCCGATTGGTCGGCGCGTTACGCATCTCCGCTCTTTTTCTGCTCCTGCTGGCAACGCTGTTTGCCGGCGGTTTCGGCTGGTTCGCCAGCACCGTCAGCCATCTCACGACGCCCGCCAATCCGGCAAAGGCCGATGCCATCATCGTGCTGACCGGCGGCCACTCGCGTCTCGACGCCGCTATGGGCCTGCTTGCCTCCGGGAAGGGCGAGCGGCTGCTGATCAGCGGCGTGCATCCTTCCGCCAGCCGCCGCCAGCTTCAGGTCGCAACCCGCGGCGACAAGAGATTGTTTTCCTGCTGCGTCGACATCGACCGCGCCGCGCTCGACACGATCGGCAATGCCGAGGAAAGCGCCAAATGGGTGGAGGACCATGCCTATGGCACCGTGATCCTCGTCACCAACAACTATCACATGCCGCGCAGCCTGCTGGAAATGGGCCGGCTGCTGCGCAACGCCAAGCTCGAGCCCTATCCGGTGGTCAACAGCAATCTTGGCAATGGCGGCTGGCTGATCAAGCCCAGAGCCTTGCGCGTGCTGTTCACCGAATACAACAAATATCTGCTGGCGCTGGCGCGCGGCATCGTGCCGGTGAAGCCAACGCCAACCGGCATCGCGCTCGCAGAAATTTCGACAGCAGAAGACTGA